A genome region from Gallus gallus isolate bGalGal1 chromosome 9, bGalGal1.mat.broiler.GRCg7b, whole genome shotgun sequence includes the following:
- the LOC124417093 gene encoding collagen alpha-1(III) chain-like yields the protein MAAADGTPQHPARRGPGAVRTPPAGSGAAFRPRRFAAPSPGYARALATRRGVRGAARAGGGALSPAPRRRAAGRGRISEPGAAGRGRLCRPPTLCSREPPAGSSAEPNGAPPGGDVGRAAKRWGQVRGHRRQRGARAAPAGAAESSGAAGGAAPSAVRGSRRRGAAAAAPARSGSSSSLRGIATGERGARSRRWTVRRG from the coding sequence ATGGCAGCCGCGGACGGGACCCCGCAGCACCCCGCCCGCCGCGGCCCCGGAGCGGTGCGGACCCCTCCCGCGGGGAGCGGCGCTGCGTTCCGGCCGCGGCGATTTGCTGCGCCGTCTCCAGGATACGCGCGAGCCCTGGCAACGCGGCGCGGGGTGCGGGGGGCGGCCCGAGCGGGCGGCGGAGCCCTCAGCCCCGCACCGcgccggcgggcggcggggcgcggaCGGATCTCggagccgggggctgcggggcgagGCCGCCTCTGCCGGCCCCCGACCCTCTGCAGCCGGGAGCCTCCTGCGGGCAGCTCTGCGGAGCCGAACGGCGCGCCGCCGGGCGGGGATGTCGGCCGGGCGGCGAAGCGCTGGGGGCAGGTCCGCGGGCACCGGCGGCAGCGCGGCGCCCGAGCGGCACCCGCAGGCGCTGCCGAGAGCAGCGGGGCCgcgggcggggccgcgccgaGCGCCGTGAGGGGCAGCCGGCGCCGGGGAGCTGCCGCTGCCGCACCTGCGCGCTCCGGGAGCTCGTCATCCCTCCGCGGGATCGCGACGGGTGAGCGCGGCGCCCGCAGCCGGCGCTGGACGGTGCGAAGAGGATGA